Genomic segment of bacterium:
CCGTAGTGGAAAGCTACGAAATCTACCAACCCGTGGGCCGCATAGCCCACCAAGGCCGCACCCAGACCGAGGGCGAGCGCCCAGCGGTCCGGAACCTTTGCACGAACGACCCGGTCCAGGCGGATGAATGTGCGAGCGAACAGCCAGCAAGAGCCCGTGAACCCTACCACTCCGAGGTCCGCAAGCATCTCCAAGAAGATGTTATGGGCATGGAAGCGAACCATCCACCAGACGTTCCCTGGGTATCCGTAGAAATGCTTGACATATCTGAAGTTGTCGAACCCGACACCGTACATCCAGTTCGTCTTGATGACCTTCCACGCGTAGGACCACAGGACAAGGCGTCCGAAAAACGAAGGATCGCCTTCCGAGGTCTGGCCGGCGCGCGACAGAATGATCTGGCGCAGAGAACCGACACCGAGAAGCACGAGGACAGCGAGTACTACCACCGTCCACAACCAGCCGGATCGGACCCGAAGCAGCGCATACAGAAGGGCCGCGCCGAATCCCATCCATGCACCACGAGACTTCGTCAGGATCAAAGTGCTAAGCACGACGCCCAAGCAAAGCAGAATAATCACACGCGCAGACCCCCTGTCAGTCTGAAGGGAAACGCCGATCAGCAAGGCAGCCCCGCAAGAAAGCATGGCACCGAGTGTGTTAAGACCACCCTTGCTCGTGATCCCGCCTATCAGCGTTTCCGATTCGCCGCCCAACAGCGGCAGCAACCGCGTTGCGATCACCGTCGCGGCCAGGGCTAAGCAGAATACCAAGATGATTGTGCGGACTTCTTTGGGAGTCACGGGCGCGACCGCAAAGAAGTAGAAAATGGCCATCGCCTCGACCAAAAGCGCGGCCTGGGACCAGAAGTCCGCTCTGGTCCAACCGTGCGCAACAGCATTCGCTGTTGCAATGACGAGGGACACTCCGAGTAGTGCAAGTGGGACGGCGTCGTGCCTGTCGAAAGGCATTCGCCCGATGCCCGGGCCATTTGCCAGGAAGCCCCGGGTTACCAAGAAAAGCAATGGAATTGCTGCGGGGAAGTACACATAGTGGTAATACGGAGCAGGCAACAACTCCAATCCTGCGGCGGGAAGCAACGCTGCGAAAAGTGCAAGCGCATAAGAGACATCCTTGAGCGCGATCAGCCATGCAAACAACTGGAAAGGTCCGACTAGAAAGACCATCGCCAAGGGCATACTGCCGAGCCGGAGGAATGCGAGGAAACCGCCCACGCAGAACAGCTCACAGACTATGAACCCCCGAAGTCCGAGAGCCGACACCGACTTCAACGACAGTCCCTCATGCTGGCTCACCCCCGCCGAGCAGCGGACGAAGCATCTTCATGTCCTGGCTGCTGAGCGCTCGGGTAGCAACGAGAAACGCGACGTAGGCAAGGAGCCCCGCTCCGAGGCCGGCTACCCAATTCCATCTGGCTACTCCTGTCGCCACCAGCAAAGCAGCAACAAGGGCTGCCACCACGCGC
This window contains:
- a CDS encoding O-antigen ligase family protein, whose product is MGGFLAFLRLGSMPLAMVFLVGPFQLFAWLIALKDVSYALALFAALLPAAGLELLPAPYYHYVYFPAAIPLLFLVTRGFLANGPGIGRMPFDRHDAVPLALLGVSLVIATANAVAHGWTRADFWSQAALLVEAMAIFYFFAVAPVTPKEVRTIILVFCLALAATVIATRLLPLLGGESETLIGGITSKGGLNTLGAMLSCGAALLIGVSLQTDRGSARVIILLCLGVVLSTLILTKSRGAWMGFGAALLYALLRVRSGWLWTVVVLAVLVLLGVGSLRQIILSRAGQTSEGDPSFFGRLVLWSYAWKVIKTNWMYGVGFDNFRYVKHFYGYPGNVWWMVRFHAHNIFLEMLADLGVVGFTGSCWLFARTFIRLDRVVRAKVPDRWALALGLGAALVGYAAHGLVDFVAFHYGVLALLAVVLGLGINVSRLDPSPGLRGHTT